One window from the genome of uncultured Cohaesibacter sp. encodes:
- a CDS encoding cyclic nucleotide-binding domain-containing protein: MVQARQADARPATPAWRHRLHKERHVRHLSGQDFLKYSVIFNEGSKGDSAYLLKEGRVELSKEINGKKKVLVILNPISLFGEMAILLGDQKRTAAAVALEDCKVIEIKKDDFEEFVRQSPQIMQTVLDVLVHRLKTATVKSMQVPSVFHGVCQILDLMAMHGTHNLDYMNTTKAIAQSFVQPAAKVNAVFNTLVQHNMIEMRKANDGSKRIQILEPEDFVAKAVKRLRQTHENEDDEE, encoded by the coding sequence ATGGTGCAGGCAAGACAAGCCGATGCGCGGCCCGCCACACCTGCGTGGCGCCACCGCTTGCATAAGGAGCGCCATGTCCGCCACCTATCTGGTCAAGATTTCCTCAAATACAGCGTCATCTTCAATGAGGGCTCGAAAGGCGACTCCGCGTATCTGCTGAAGGAAGGCCGCGTCGAGCTTTCAAAAGAGATCAACGGCAAGAAAAAGGTGTTGGTCATCCTCAACCCCATCTCCCTGTTCGGCGAAATGGCCATCCTGTTGGGCGACCAGAAGCGCACCGCCGCAGCCGTGGCCCTTGAGGACTGCAAGGTCATTGAGATAAAAAAGGACGACTTTGAGGAGTTTGTCAGGCAGTCGCCGCAGATCATGCAGACCGTGCTCGATGTGCTGGTGCACCGGCTCAAGACCGCCACGGTCAAATCCATGCAGGTGCCAAGCGTCTTCCACGGCGTGTGCCAGATTCTCGACCTGATGGCCATGCACGGCACCCACAACCTGGACTACATGAACACCACCAAGGCCATCGCCCAGTCCTTTGTGCAGCCCGCCGCCAAGGTCAACGCCGTGTTCAACACCCTGGTGCAGCACAACATGATCGAGATGCGCAAAGCCAACGACGGCTCAAAGCGCATCCAGATACTTGAACCGGAAGATTTTGTGGCCAAGGCGGTCAAGCGATTGCGCCAGACGCACGAAAACGAGGATGACGAGGAATAG
- the thrB gene encoding homoserine kinase translates to MVQFDSSRLPEGGCVTLIGMAGAGKSTLGRLLARAIGWAQLDTDQLLEAFFGTRLQDVFDTLGREAFVAAEELVVARLRVAHCVVSTGGSVIYGDEAVAQLKRLGPVVFLRAGLDAISARVGAGRDRGLAIAPGQTVQDLYAERLPLYEAAADFTVDTDTNTPQQAADAVLAWLRGEA, encoded by the coding sequence ATGGTGCAGTTCGATTCTTCCCGCCTGCCCGAGGGCGGCTGCGTGACGCTCATAGGCATGGCCGGAGCAGGCAAGTCCACCCTGGGCCGCCTGCTGGCGCGCGCCATCGGCTGGGCGCAGCTGGACACGGACCAATTGCTTGAAGCGTTTTTCGGAACGCGGTTGCAGGATGTTTTCGACACATTGGGCCGCGAGGCCTTTGTGGCGGCCGAGGAACTGGTCGTCGCCCGCCTCAGGGTGGCCCACTGCGTCGTGTCCACAGGCGGCAGCGTCATTTACGGCGACGAGGCCGTGGCGCAGCTCAAGCGCCTTGGTCCGGTCGTGTTCCTTCGGGCGGGGCTCGACGCCATCAGCGCCCGCGTGGGCGCGGGCCGGGACCGGGGTTTGGCCATTGCGCCGGGCCAGACCGTGCAGGATCTCTACGCCGAGAGGCTGCCATTGTACGAGGCGGCTGCGGATTTCACCGTGGACACGGACACCAACACCCCGCAGCAGGCAGCGGACGCCGTGCTCGCATGGCTGCGCGGAGAAGCATGA
- a CDS encoding sensor domain-containing diguanylate cyclase yields MPNGRVVRANNTLAHMLGYPDASALLEVVTTSDALFAAPGDAARLLGQVGAAQAQALEIDLLRRDGSRCPVLAHCHVVRDKDEQRYLEVVVLDNTRLSKAETAYQSLFDNAVTGIFSCTTEGVLLAANPALATIFGYASPQELLTAAGNMGADLFVAPGDWDRLTQDVAAHGKVVDYETQVFNGKGELIWVRIAAWRMVMGEQAVLEGVVEDIGDLKGDQWKLVETEEKFKSIFDHAVEGMFQFTPLGHLVSGNPAFVRMLGYESFEAMSAVPGGAPHLLFRDPDRYEDFCEQMGSQKQVIDFEARVPRADHSTIWVSINARSEVGIDGRPLLYEGSMQNISRRKDAEFKLQHQACHDALTGLDNRPMFIDHLEKAILAATQSLGGTVCVVSMNLDRFKVINDSLGHQVGDEVLMAVSRRLLVCMDFQCRVLASGRGFLRHSASPGRHPRGGGHGGGVVAAGPGRTLQDTGARHLRVRQHGIVLSVGRGSDPGSHAARRGHRHEHRQGDPWQGVRFL; encoded by the coding sequence ATGCCCAATGGCCGTGTCGTGCGTGCCAATAATACCCTGGCCCACATGCTGGGCTATCCCGACGCCTCAGCCCTTCTCGAGGTGGTGACCACCAGCGACGCGCTTTTCGCCGCGCCGGGAGACGCTGCGCGGCTGTTGGGGCAGGTTGGCGCGGCGCAAGCCCAGGCCCTTGAAATCGACCTGCTGCGTCGCGACGGCTCCCGCTGTCCGGTGCTGGCGCATTGCCATGTTGTCCGAGACAAGGACGAGCAGCGGTATCTCGAAGTCGTCGTGTTGGATAATACACGGCTCAGCAAGGCCGAAACCGCCTACCAATCCCTGTTCGACAACGCCGTGACCGGCATTTTTTCCTGCACCACCGAGGGCGTGCTGCTGGCGGCCAACCCCGCCCTGGCAACTATTTTCGGCTATGCCTCGCCTCAGGAACTTCTTACCGCTGCGGGGAATATGGGGGCGGACCTGTTCGTCGCACCTGGCGACTGGGACCGGTTGACCCAGGATGTCGCGGCTCACGGCAAGGTTGTCGACTATGAGACCCAGGTTTTTAACGGCAAGGGCGAGCTCATATGGGTGCGCATCGCGGCGTGGCGCATGGTCATGGGCGAGCAGGCCGTGCTGGAGGGGGTGGTGGAGGATATCGGCGACCTGAAGGGAGACCAATGGAAGCTGGTGGAAACCGAGGAGAAGTTCAAGTCCATTTTCGATCATGCCGTGGAGGGCATGTTCCAGTTCACTCCCCTCGGGCATCTGGTGAGCGGCAACCCCGCCTTTGTGCGCATGCTGGGGTACGAATCCTTTGAGGCCATGAGCGCCGTGCCTGGCGGGGCACCTCATCTCCTGTTCCGTGATCCCGACAGGTATGAGGATTTCTGCGAGCAGATGGGTTCCCAGAAACAGGTCATCGATTTCGAGGCGCGGGTGCCCCGCGCCGATCACAGCACCATATGGGTGTCCATCAACGCCCGTTCCGAGGTGGGGATAGACGGGCGGCCCTTGTTGTACGAGGGCTCCATGCAGAACATCTCCCGGCGCAAGGACGCGGAATTCAAGCTCCAGCATCAGGCCTGCCACGACGCGTTGACCGGGCTGGACAACCGGCCCATGTTCATCGACCATCTGGAAAAGGCCATCTTGGCCGCGACGCAGTCGCTCGGCGGCACGGTCTGCGTGGTGAGTATGAATCTGGACCGGTTCAAGGTCATCAACGACAGCCTGGGGCATCAGGTGGGTGATGAGGTGCTCATGGCCGTCAGCAGGCGGCTCTTGGTCTGTATGGATTTCCAGTGTCGTGTGCTCGCGTCTGGGCGGGGATTCCTTCGCCATTCTGCTTCCCCAGGTCGGCACCCCCGAGGCGGCGGTCATGGAGGTGGAGTTGTTGCAGCAGGCCCTGGCCGCACCTTGCAAGATACGGGAGCACGACATTTACGTGTCCGCCAGCATGGGATCGTCCTGTCCGTGGGGCGGGGGAGCGACCCCGGAAGCCATGCTGCGCGACGCGGACATCGCCATGAACATCGCCAAGGCGACCCCTGGCAAGGGGTACGCTTTTTATGA
- a CDS encoding AI-2E family transporter, which translates to MLISTLPIMLLAFNSGGVERMLWAVGMVCVVHLFETYVFNPRIFSAVFKISPVVTLIILFVAHHLAGLWGMILGVPVSVFIYRQLIMCPWGTRTRNVAMESRKADPGDAKRKGKVRALWRRTFFCGGKRHETGQGRRIRKRGMSGGLPPGHGATVIKKGLRCLP; encoded by the coding sequence ATGCTCATCTCCACCCTGCCCATCATGCTGCTGGCCTTCAACAGCGGCGGAGTGGAACGCATGCTGTGGGCCGTGGGCATGGTCTGCGTGGTGCATCTGTTCGAGACCTATGTGTTCAATCCCCGCATTTTTTCAGCGGTGTTCAAGATCAGCCCGGTGGTCACGCTGATCATCCTGTTTGTGGCGCACCACCTGGCGGGCTTGTGGGGCATGATCCTTGGCGTGCCGGTGTCGGTGTTCATCTACCGCCAGCTCATCATGTGCCCCTGGGGCACGCGGACCCGGAACGTTGCGATGGAGAGCCGGAAGGCTGATCCTGGCGACGCGAAACGGAAGGGCAAGGTGCGTGCGCTGTGGCGGCGCACTTTTTTTTGTGGGGGGAAACGCCACGAGACAGGGCAGGGGCGACGCATACGCAAAAGGGGCATGTCAGGGGGCCTGCCGCCGGGCCACGGCGCAACGGTAATAAAAAAGGGGCTACGGTGTTTACCGTAA
- a CDS encoding HD domain-containing phosphohydrolase: MVFTEYINEDRFRIKSFTRRLLTEHTLANHSINTCIMGLWLYLKTQKDEYTRRKLDRITMGLLLHDIGMTKVPKFILDKPKPLTGEERGKVLQHVMDGAKHLHKLELVFDEVQQIVMDHHERHDGSGYPRKLASSQISSLGSLCAIADSFAAMISTRPHAPALTPVQAVEALYKDMRRYNERLLGALHAAYMTKELQ, from the coding sequence ATGGTCTTCACCGAGTACATCAACGAGGACCGCTTCCGCATCAAGTCCTTCACCCGCAGGCTGCTTACCGAGCACACCCTGGCCAACCACAGCATCAACACCTGCATCATGGGCCTGTGGCTTTACCTGAAAACCCAGAAGGACGAGTACACCCGCCGCAAACTGGACAGGATCACCATGGGACTCCTGTTGCACGACATCGGCATGACCAAGGTGCCCAAATTCATCCTGGACAAACCGAAACCGCTGACCGGCGAGGAACGCGGCAAGGTACTGCAACACGTCATGGACGGCGCGAAACACCTGCACAAGCTCGAACTGGTGTTCGACGAGGTGCAGCAGATCGTCATGGACCACCACGAGAGACATGACGGCTCGGGCTATCCGCGCAAGCTGGCCTCTTCGCAGATCAGCAGCCTCGGTTCCCTCTGCGCCATTGCCGACTCGTTCGCCGCCATGATCTCCACGCGACCGCACGCCCCGGCCCTGACCCCCGTGCAGGCCGTGGAAGCCCTGTACAAGGACATGCGCCGCTACAACGAACGCCTGCTCGGCGCGCTCCACGCCGCCTACATGACCAAAGAGTTGCAGTAG